The DNA segment TGGACACGGAAACATGGGTGTGGATGACGGGCATAATCCCTCCAATACGGTAAACGGTGCAATACGCCTTCCATCATAATCGGCGGGATTTTCAAATGCTCGCGAAAATGTAGGCAGAAGCACAGGTTCTGTGCAGTTGTTTCGGTCAGTGGCGGCTTGCGTCGTAACGGACGTGTTTAATGTTCGGTGTGAAAAAACTGATTGAACAGCTGATGAAATTCGGCATCGTGGGTGTGATTGCGTTCATCATCGACTGGGGCATCCTGAATCTTCTGGTGGGTCTGTTCCACATGCACAATGTGCTTGCCGCCACCATCTCCTTCATCATCTCCCTGATCTTCAATTATGTGGCCAGCATGAAGGTCGTGTTCAAGCATCGCGACGACATGGCGCGTTGGATGGAGATTGTCATCTTCGTGATCGGTGCCGTGATCGGCCTGTTCATGAACGACGCCATCATCTGGATTTCCACCTATGGCATGAACCATGACGCCTACGTGTCGCAGAGCACCGAATACCTGATCCGCACCAATGTGGGCAAGCTTATCGCCACCGCCGTGGTGATGGTGTGGAACTTCCTGACCCGCAAATGGCTGCTGGATGACACGCACACCAATGCGATGAACCGTTTGAAGAAGAAGGAGAATCGCCTGACGGCCGAAGAGCTGGAATCCAAGTGGGAGAACAGCTTCTCGCATAAGCTGGGTCTGTGGTCGTTGGAGCATACGCCCAAGGGCTGGCCGAAGTAGTCGATTATCGGAATCCGTTTTGCGGATCGACGCGTGAATACGCGCAGCATGCATATGGCGGGTGTGGTTCAAGCCACACCCGCCATTCGTGTATTTGCGCACCTGCTGTTCGAATCGAACCGTTATGTGCTGATCGTAGTGATTGATGCCGTTACTCGTTGATCTGCGTAAGCATCGGCTGCTCGGTCGAATCCTTGATCTGCTTGAAGCCGATGAACGCGATCAGCAACGAAGCCAAAGCCAGCACGGTAACCACCAGGAAGCCGCCATGCGACCCCATACGGTCGATGAACTGGCCGGCGATGGCGGAACCCATCGAGCCGCCGATGGAGTTCATCGCACCCATCCAGGCCATACCTTCGGTAAAGCGCGTGGGCGGCACCAGGTGCAGCATCAGCTGATTGCCGTTCACCCAGGTCGGAGCCTGGCATACGCCGATAAGCAGATAGATGATCATAATCACCCACAGGTGCTTGGCGAACAGGAACGATCCGATGCCTAGATTCACTATGATCAGGCAGAAGTAGAAACGCTTCCACAACGGAATCGCCCAGTTCTTCGCGCCATAGAACAGGGCTCCCAGCAGCGAGCTGAACGAAAAGCATGCGAATACGAAGCCGGTGTATTGTTTCATATTCGCCTCGGTGGCGAACGAGACGATCGAAATGCCTGCTGCGCTTTGGAAGGCGCCCAAGCCGAACCAGGTGACGCATACGGCAATCAGACCCGGGCCCCAGATCGACTCCTTCTTGCCGGCCAGCACATCGGCTTCGGCTTTGGCCATTGCGGCCTTGATCTCAGCCTCGCTTTTGCCTTCGGACCGTGCCTTGTCGCGTGCGTATTCCACGGCTGTCTCAGCCTGCAGGGCCTCGGCGCGCGCGGCTTCGCGCTCGCGGTACTGCTTGCGGGTCAGTCCGGCCTCGCGAGCCAGCTGCGTCTGCGATTTCGGTTCGGTGGACAGCTCGGTCAGGAACATCAACGCGCCGACGATCACGCACATGCCGGTGAACGAGAACGCCAGCAGGCCGGAGATCACGGCCAGCGTCGAGGCGAGCGGATTGCCGATCACCCACATGCATTCGTCGAACACGCCACACAGCGAAAGCGCGCGGTTCGTCTTCTCGGTATCGCCTTTGAGCTGGTTCGTCCAACGCTGGCGGCTCATCGCACCCCACGGCGGAATGGCCGCCATGAACGGCGTGATGCAGAACAACACCCATTCCGGCGCATGGGATTGAATGCTGGTGATCAACGCGGTCGCGGCGATCATCCACACGATGATGGTGGGAATCGACACCTGGCGCTGACCGAACTTGTCGACCAGCTTGCCCAGTATGGGGCTCGCGGCGGCCAAGGCAATGGCCTGTACCGCGGACAATGCGCCGGCAAGAGAGTAATTGCCGTAATAATGCTGCACGGCGATGGTGATGGTCATGCCCACCATGGGGAAGGGCATACAGGCGATGACGGAGCCGACCGAGAATCGTGCGGTATGCGGTATGCGTAGCAGTTCCGCATAGCCTCCGAACACTTTGTGGCCGACATCCTTCAACCCGGCTAGTACTTGATTGGACATAGCAGCACCCACGCTCCTTTCCGCTCCCGATTGGATGTCCCTCGCATGCGATTCGCCGCATGCGAAGCCCTCATCGAATGATGTGTTGATTGTCCATGGTCGCGCAAAGTTTGCGTCTGCATATTTGCGTCACGGCAACTCTAATCGTTTGACACGACGCAAAACGGGCATGACACGCGGTGCGCTCGCGGTACATTGGAAGAAGATTTTTCATCTTCTCCGGGCATGGTCCGGCTGTGGAAAGGAAGCGCTGTGAGCACGACCACCATCCATTTCGTCCGTCATGGCAAGGTATACAACCCCGATCATCTGCTTTACGAGCGTCTGCCCGATTTCCACCTCTCCGACCGAGGCCGTCGCATGGCCGAGGCGACCGGCGCATACATTGCCGCGGACCCGTCCATGAACCAGTCGGTCGCCGTATTCTCCTCGCCGCTCGACCGCACTCGCGAAACCGCCGGCATCATCCTGCAGGCGCTCAACCCGGTGCGTGAATCCCGTGGCGAGCAGCCGCTGGAACTCGTCACCGACGAGCGCATCATCGAAGCGCGCAACGAATTCCGCGGCAAACGCATCGGTCATGGCGAGGGGGCCTTGTGGCGCAACGGCAACTGGAAGCTTGTCACCAACCTCTACAAGCCGAGCTGGGGCGAGACCTACCGGCAGATCGCCGCACGCGTAAGCGGATTCGCAGACGAAAAGGTGCGTGAGTTCCCCGGGCGGCACATTATCGTGGTCAGTCATGAGTCGCCGATTTTCAGCTACCGGCACATGCTGGAAACCGGCCATCCGGAACACTGGATGTTGTTGCGCCATACTGCGCTCGCCTCGATCACATCCATCACCTACAGCAATGAGACCGGGCGCATGGTATCGATTGCATACGTCGATCCGGCTGCCGACGTGGAGTAGCGTATACCTGTGGATACCAGCATGGGAGGCATGATGACCATTGCATTGAACGAAACGGAAATCAGGCGTATCGCAGACCTGCCGGAAGTGCGCGAAGCGGCGCGTTCCGCCGAAGAGCTTACTGCGTTATGGCCGTTGGGCAGTGCGCTGCAGATGGACAATGACGCAAAATATACGGAAGACCTGCAGGTGCGGTTCACGCTTGCCTTCGCACGTGTGCTGACGGGCATGGATGTTACCCCTGCCGACGCCGAGTTCGTGTACGAGGGTGCCGACGCCATTCCGGGAAGGCCGCAGGCGATTGTCGATGCGCTGCTCGCCGCCGACGAAGCGTACGAGGTGATGGAGGATTATGCGCGTGACCGCGAAACCGACCTGGTAGCCGAGGCAGCTCAGGCATTGGGCGCTGGATGGGGCAATGATACGGTGCTGGCAGTGAACGATGCGATCGCGAGCGCCACGTCGTATGCCGCACAGGTGGCGAACGCGCCCATGGCTGAACGTTTCGCCGCGGCGCTCGCCGTATGCGACGCTCTGTTGGGTGTTGTCTCGGCTGGGGTGGGTGATGCGCATGAGGCCGCTGTGCGCTCGCTGCCAGTGTTGTTGTATGTCAATGAGTGGCGTGAGGAGTGTGCGGTTCCCAGAATCTGCCTGACTGATGAGCAGATCCTGGGTTTGGCGGAGGTCCGCTGGAATGCCAGTGATACGATGGGCGCCACGGTCGAGTTCATCGCCCCGCTCGCTGCCGCTGAATGGCGTCGGCATCGCGAGAATGTGCTGTGGGATCCGGATGAGGCCAAGCAGCGTGCCAAGGCGGAGGACGAGGAGCGGAACAAGCGCGAGTTGGCGGCTAAATTCGCCGATAAGTGATTGTGGGGACGGCACTGGCGTGGGACTGCATTTGTATGCGTGGCCGTCGTGCCGGACGTCATCTGCTTTGAATATGGGTGATGCCCCCGTTGCTGTGAGCGGGGGCATCACCTTGTGATTGTCTTGGATTCTTGGGGGCTCAACGTGTGGGAACCCCCGGTGTTGCTATTGACGAGCGTTTTCGTCGGCGCTGGTGCCGTGCATCTCGTCCTGTTCCGTCTGAGGCTTTTCGTTGAGCGTGTGCTGCTCCGTGGCATCGAAGGGGATTTGGCCGGCGTCGGTCGGATCGAAGGTGTTGCCGGTGTCAATCGGATTCGGTGCGCTCTGCGTGTTCTGCCCGTATGCAGGCTCCGATTGGGGCATGGGAGGCATCGCCGGAATGGGCGGCACCTGGTATGCCGGTGACGGGGAGTCCGTTGGCGCCGGCTGTGTGGCGGCGGGGGCCACCGGATTCTGCTGGTACATCGGGGCGTTCATGGTGCCGGGAGTCATGGGGGTAGGAGTCATGGGGGCGGTTGGTGCGGTGGGGGCGGCGTAGACGGGTCCTTGGTTGGCTGGCTGCCCGTATGTGGGCGTTCCGTAGGCTGGCGCCCCGTAGGCGGTGGTGCCGTATGCGGGTGCGCCGTATAGCGGTGCGGACATCTGCGGCTGGGCGGCGCGAGCGTCAAAACGTGCGCCTTCGGGCTTGGGCGCCATTGCCATGAACACGATATAGGTGATGCTCAGCGCGAGGCCGATGATAAAGCAGATCGCCAGTATGATGCCGGATTGCATGATTCCGCTGGAGGCGAGGCAGTTGG comes from the Bifidobacterium angulatum DSM 20098 = JCM 7096 genome and includes:
- a CDS encoding GtrA family protein, with the translated sequence MKFGIVGVIAFIIDWGILNLLVGLFHMHNVLAATISFIISLIFNYVASMKVVFKHRDDMARWMEIVIFVIGAVIGLFMNDAIIWISTYGMNHDAYVSQSTEYLIRTNVGKLIATAVVMVWNFLTRKWLLDDTHTNAMNRLKKKENRLTAEELESKWENSFSHKLGLWSLEHTPKGWPK
- a CDS encoding MFS transporter; protein product: MSNQVLAGLKDVGHKVFGGYAELLRIPHTARFSVGSVIACMPFPMVGMTITIAVQHYYGNYSLAGALSAVQAIALAAASPILGKLVDKFGQRQVSIPTIIVWMIAATALITSIQSHAPEWVLFCITPFMAAIPPWGAMSRQRWTNQLKGDTEKTNRALSLCGVFDECMWVIGNPLASTLAVISGLLAFSFTGMCVIVGALMFLTELSTEPKSQTQLAREAGLTRKQYREREAARAEALQAETAVEYARDKARSEGKSEAEIKAAMAKAEADVLAGKKESIWGPGLIAVCVTWFGLGAFQSAAGISIVSFATEANMKQYTGFVFACFSFSSLLGALFYGAKNWAIPLWKRFYFCLIIVNLGIGSFLFAKHLWVIMIIYLLIGVCQAPTWVNGNQLMLHLVPPTRFTEGMAWMGAMNSIGGSMGSAIAGQFIDRMGSHGGFLVVTVLALASLLIAFIGFKQIKDSTEQPMLTQINE
- a CDS encoding histidine phosphatase family protein, giving the protein MSTTTIHFVRHGKVYNPDHLLYERLPDFHLSDRGRRMAEATGAYIAADPSMNQSVAVFSSPLDRTRETAGIILQALNPVRESRGEQPLELVTDERIIEARNEFRGKRIGHGEGALWRNGNWKLVTNLYKPSWGETYRQIAARVSGFADEKVREFPGRHIIVVSHESPIFSYRHMLETGHPEHWMLLRHTALASITSITYSNETGRMVSIAYVDPAADVE
- a CDS encoding DUF805 domain-containing protein is translated as MSIPNASPQPQQPATPQYQQGAPNPYMQNAPQPPVAAVPLDQPYYGCPFPEAFIRFWKKYATFKGRASRSEFWWFMLADVIITFMLSAIANAVDQLSFLPALWALATFVPSIALATRRLHDTNKSGWWLFGYYALSTVVIITFFTTVTMSIVSLLKYNRNCLVGSYGMYSANAFGTPNGITPESVSNCLASSGIMQSGIILAICFIIGLALSITYIVFMAMAPKPEGARFDARAAQPQMSAPLYGAPAYGTTAYGAPAYGTPTYGQPANQGPVYAAPTAPTAPMTPTPMTPGTMNAPMYQQNPVAPAATQPAPTDSPSPAYQVPPIPAMPPMPQSEPAYGQNTQSAPNPIDTGNTFDPTDAGQIPFDATEQHTLNEKPQTEQDEMHGTSADENARQ